From the genome of Flavobacterium ovatum, one region includes:
- the nirB gene encoding nitrite reductase large subunit NirB, giving the protein MIKIIVVGNGMVGFKFCEKFISKSGQEKYQITVFGEEPRRAYDRVHLSEYFAGKTADDLSMSTANWYEENNIILNTSELITDIHKESKTITTHLEKTHSYDYLVLATGSSAFVPPIEGVEKEGVFVYRTIEDLDAIMAYAKKIKANGSTEAAVLGGGLLGLEAAKAVRDLGLNPHVVEFAPRLMPRQLDKGASNMLQSKIEALNIGIHLNKSTQYIAGKDAITGMMFEGDHLLKVDMLVISAGIKPRDELGKGAGLEVGVRGGIVVNNKMQTSDPNIFAIGEVALYNHMIYGLVAPGYEMADVAAEQIIGSDKLMRETIDMSTQLKLIGVEVASFGDPFIENEEVTAIVFENKFNGTYKRINVTKDGKTLLGGILVGDSSDYNGLFQIYSNAMALPPNPEDLILGSRGGEGSTLGNAMDLPDTAVICSCENVTKGAICCSITDGTCETMGDVVKLTKATSGCGGCKPMVVDLVKAAQKSIGKEVKESICEHFHYTRQELFDIVKINKYTNFYEVVDHHGNGDGCEVCKPVVASIFSSIYNDTANKHVTTQDTNDRYLANIQRNGTYSVVPRIAGGEITPEKLVVIGEVAKQFGLYTKITGAQRLDLFGATLNDLPAIWKILIDNGFESGHAYGKSLRAVKSCVGNAWCRYGMDDSTTFAIELENRYKGIRSPHKLKGGVSACIRECAEARGKDFGVIAVEGGWNLYICGNGGANPKHAVLLAETIDKETVFKYMDRFLMYYVRTAGPLVRTSTWLEKLDGGLDYLKEVIIHDRIGICEALEAEMQSLIGTYECEWKQVLEKPRLMKRFSHFVNSDDKDDNIEYVPIRDQHMPKSWNF; this is encoded by the coding sequence ATGATTAAAATAATAGTAGTCGGAAACGGCATGGTGGGTTTCAAATTTTGCGAAAAATTTATCTCAAAATCTGGACAAGAAAAATATCAAATTACCGTATTTGGTGAAGAACCAAGACGTGCTTATGACCGCGTTCACCTTAGTGAATATTTTGCAGGAAAAACAGCTGATGATTTATCAATGTCAACCGCAAATTGGTACGAAGAAAATAATATCATATTAAATACTTCTGAATTAATAACAGATATTCATAAAGAAAGCAAAACCATTACTACTCATTTAGAAAAAACACATTCTTATGACTATTTGGTTTTAGCTACAGGATCATCTGCTTTTGTACCTCCAATTGAAGGAGTAGAAAAAGAAGGGGTTTTTGTTTATAGAACCATCGAAGATCTTGATGCTATTATGGCTTACGCCAAAAAAATAAAAGCAAACGGTTCGACTGAAGCTGCCGTTTTAGGTGGTGGATTACTAGGTCTTGAAGCTGCCAAAGCTGTTCGTGATTTGGGATTAAATCCTCATGTAGTTGAATTTGCGCCTCGATTGATGCCAAGACAATTGGACAAAGGAGCAAGTAATATGTTGCAATCAAAAATTGAAGCATTAAATATAGGAATACACCTTAACAAATCGACTCAATATATTGCCGGAAAGGACGCTATAACAGGCATGATGTTTGAAGGTGATCATTTACTTAAAGTAGATATGTTAGTAATCTCTGCAGGTATCAAACCAAGAGACGAATTAGGAAAAGGTGCGGGTCTAGAAGTAGGCGTACGTGGTGGTATTGTGGTAAATAACAAAATGCAAACTTCAGACCCAAACATTTTTGCTATTGGAGAAGTCGCTTTGTACAATCATATGATTTACGGATTGGTTGCTCCAGGTTATGAAATGGCCGATGTAGCTGCTGAACAAATTATAGGGTCAGATAAACTGATGAGAGAAACCATAGATATGTCGACTCAATTGAAATTGATCGGTGTTGAAGTGGCTAGTTTTGGAGATCCTTTTATCGAAAACGAAGAGGTTACGGCTATTGTTTTCGAAAATAAATTCAATGGCACTTACAAAAGAATCAATGTAACCAAAGACGGGAAAACATTATTAGGAGGAATTCTAGTGGGTGATTCTAGCGATTATAACGGTTTATTCCAAATATATAGTAATGCAATGGCATTACCCCCAAATCCCGAGGACTTAATCTTAGGATCAAGAGGTGGCGAAGGTTCTACATTAGGAAACGCAATGGACTTACCCGATACTGCGGTAATTTGTTCTTGCGAAAATGTAACCAAAGGTGCAATTTGTTGCTCCATTACTGACGGAACCTGCGAAACTATGGGTGATGTTGTAAAATTGACCAAAGCAACTTCTGGTTGTGGTGGTTGTAAACCAATGGTTGTTGACTTGGTAAAAGCGGCTCAAAAATCGATTGGTAAAGAAGTAAAAGAAAGTATTTGTGAACACTTTCATTATACGAGACAAGAGTTATTTGATATTGTAAAAATCAACAAATATACCAACTTTTACGAAGTAGTCGATCATCACGGAAACGGAGATGGTTGCGAGGTTTGTAAACCAGTTGTTGCCTCTATTTTCTCTAGTATCTATAACGATACTGCCAACAAGCACGTTACGACTCAAGATACCAACGATAGATACTTAGCCAACATTCAACGTAACGGAACCTATTCTGTAGTTCCTAGAATTGCTGGAGGTGAAATCACTCCTGAGAAACTTGTTGTTATTGGTGAAGTTGCCAAACAATTTGGATTGTATACTAAAATTACGGGTGCACAACGTCTCGATTTATTTGGAGCAACCTTAAATGATTTGCCTGCTATCTGGAAAATACTAATCGATAATGGATTTGAAAGCGGTCACGCTTACGGAAAATCATTAAGAGCAGTTAAGAGTTGTGTAGGTAATGCATGGTGTCGCTACGGTATGGATGACAGTACAACTTTTGCAATCGAATTGGAAAACCGTTACAAAGGAATTCGTTCTCCTCATAAATTAAAAGGTGGTGTTTCTGCTTGTATTAGAGAATGTGCCGAAGCTAGAGGTAAAGATTTTGGTGTAATCGCTGTTGAAGGTGGGTGGAACTTATACATCTGTGGAAACGGTGGAGCCAATCCAAAACACGCTGTTCTTTTGGCCGAAACAATAGACAAAGAAACCGTTTTCAAATACATGGATCGTTTCTTAATGTACTATGTACGCACCGCAGGACCATTAGTACGTACTTCTACTTGGTTAGAAAAACTAGATGGTGGATTGGACTACTTAAAAGAAGTAATTATTCATGACCGTATTGGAATTTGTGAAGCTTTGGAAGCTGAAATGCAATCACTTATTGGTACTTACGAATGCGAATGGAAACAAGTACTAGAAAAACCAAGGTTGATGAAACGTTTTAGCCATTTTGTAAACTCAGATGACAAAGACGATAACATCGAATATGTACCAATCAGAGACCAACACATGCCAAAATCTTGGAATTTTTAA
- the nirD gene encoding nitrite reductase small subunit NirD: MEHVLDKYKTVTLEDVKVWFKAGTLKDFPSNRGGCVKYKDKQIAVFNFERRNEWYACQNVCPHKLEMVLSRGMTGSADNVPKIACPMHKKTFSLVDGSNLNGEDYSIATYPVKVVEGEVLIGFID, from the coding sequence ATGGAACACGTATTAGACAAATATAAAACGGTTACTCTTGAAGATGTAAAAGTTTGGTTTAAAGCCGGAACACTTAAAGATTTCCCAAGTAACAGAGGAGGTTGCGTAAAATACAAAGACAAACAAATTGCTGTTTTTAACTTTGAAAGAAGAAATGAATGGTATGCCTGTCAAAATGTTTGCCCTCACAAGCTAGAAATGGTTCTTTCGAGAGGAATGACTGGATCTGCCGATAACGTTCCTAAAATCGCTTGTCCAATGCATAAGAAAACATTTTCACTTGTGGACGGTAGCAACTTGAATGGTGAAGATTATTCGATTGCAACTTATCCCGTAAAAGTTGTTGAAGGAGAAGTATTGATTGGGTTTATTGATTAA
- a CDS encoding DUF4202 domain-containing protein, whose translation MTTTPFQQASQWIDAENAQDPNIEIHESISFPKELLYSNRMFAKLMDFYPSASEEVQIASKAQHICRWKIARDSYPMDRVGYLKWREDLKKFHAKTTAEILGKAGYDAEFIARVTFLIEKKLLKKDAETQLLEDVICLVFLEYYLEPFVAKHDTEKLKNIILKTWNKMSEAGHQAALKINYTAANLDLIKEALGL comes from the coding sequence ATGACAACTACACCCTTCCAACAAGCAAGCCAATGGATTGATGCCGAAAACGCTCAAGATCCAAATATAGAAATACACGAATCCATAAGTTTTCCAAAAGAACTATTATACTCTAATAGAATGTTTGCAAAACTTATGGATTTTTATCCTTCTGCCTCAGAAGAAGTACAAATAGCTTCCAAAGCACAACACATCTGTCGTTGGAAAATCGCCCGTGACTCCTACCCAATGGATCGTGTAGGTTATTTGAAATGGAGAGAAGATTTGAAAAAATTTCATGCCAAAACTACGGCCGAGATACTTGGCAAAGCAGGTTATGATGCTGAATTTATTGCTAGAGTTACTTTCTTGATCGAAAAGAAATTACTTAAAAAAGATGCTGAAACTCAATTACTGGAAGATGTTATCTGTCTGGTATTTCTAGAGTACTACTTAGAACCTTTTGTAGCAAAACACGACACAGAAAAATTAAAAAACATCATTCTTAAGACATGGAATAAAATGTCTGAAGCGGGACACCAAGCTGCTTTAAAAATCAATTACACAGCAGCAAATCTTGATTTGATCAAAGAAGCACTTGGACTATAA
- a CDS encoding ATP-binding protein, with translation MNKNLSESTRNFNFKSLKKRYIFALVTIAITVLLSQLLIQYNINTQMDDSRLINISGKQRMLSQKLVKEILILNTISDSDKINQQINQIQETVAIWKGTQIGLQFGNESLNFPADHSAKMTALFESINPNFDSIVQTTTLILQNRKAGDGPIENQSLIQKILDNQALFLKKMNLIVGQYEKEAYHKVTLQRNIEYGILAFTLMVLLLEFHFIFKPTNKRIEELIFQLLSSEKKALKLAYNTEVLSELKENSVKELKSLNYAMENTLLYCRVANDGTIIHIGEKFAKLINYTAFQADKKFSKILTPIESEQLFVDRIISGKQRNGWQGELNLTNNNNESIWFDLSMIPVSIRKEESELLIICFDITIRKNAEQEVERLSAENIAEKINQQKIISSRIVENQENEQNRIAREIHDGIGQMLTGLKFSLESINLDDKEKSAQKIEYLKKLSLDIIKGVRTATFNLMPPELSDHGIVSSIAKLTQELSKLTGKNILFYNKTNFDQRLDSLIEINLYRLTQEAINNAIKYADSSHIIVQLSHSSNLLSITIDDNGKGFDLSTVDQKKTSESGMGLLFMKERIQYINGRVFFNSIVGEGTRITFNIPI, from the coding sequence ATGAATAAAAATCTATCTGAATCTACCAGAAACTTTAACTTCAAAAGCTTAAAGAAGCGTTATATTTTTGCGCTAGTCACTATTGCCATAACGGTATTATTGAGTCAATTATTGATTCAATATAATATCAATACGCAAATGGATGACTCCCGATTAATCAACATCTCTGGAAAACAAAGAATGTTGAGTCAAAAATTAGTAAAAGAGATTCTGATACTCAATACCATTTCCGATTCAGATAAAATAAACCAGCAAATCAACCAAATCCAGGAAACAGTTGCTATCTGGAAAGGGACTCAAATAGGACTGCAATTTGGAAACGAAAGTTTGAATTTTCCGGCTGATCATAGTGCCAAAATGACCGCTTTATTCGAAAGTATCAATCCAAATTTTGATTCGATTGTACAAACTACAACACTCATTTTACAAAATCGAAAAGCAGGTGATGGTCCAATTGAAAACCAATCTTTAATTCAAAAAATACTAGACAATCAGGCTCTTTTCTTAAAAAAAATGAATCTGATTGTAGGACAATATGAAAAAGAGGCTTACCACAAAGTAACCTTACAGCGCAATATAGAATACGGCATTTTAGCCTTCACCTTAATGGTTTTGTTACTGGAATTTCATTTTATTTTTAAACCCACCAATAAAAGGATCGAGGAGCTTATTTTTCAGCTTTTAAGTTCTGAGAAGAAAGCACTCAAACTCGCCTACAATACCGAAGTTTTGAGCGAACTAAAAGAGAATTCTGTCAAGGAGTTGAAATCGCTCAACTATGCGATGGAGAATACCTTGCTCTACTGCCGTGTCGCCAATGACGGAACGATTATTCATATTGGAGAAAAATTCGCCAAACTCATCAACTATACCGCTTTTCAGGCTGATAAGAAGTTCTCAAAAATACTGACACCTATAGAAAGCGAACAACTTTTTGTTGATCGAATTATAAGCGGAAAACAACGAAACGGCTGGCAAGGCGAACTAAACCTTACAAATAACAATAACGAATCGATTTGGTTTGACTTATCTATGATTCCGGTTTCTATCCGTAAAGAAGAATCAGAGTTGTTAATTATTTGTTTTGATATTACTATTCGAAAAAATGCAGAGCAAGAAGTAGAACGCTTGAGCGCTGAAAACATAGCCGAAAAAATAAACCAACAAAAAATCATTTCGAGTAGAATTGTCGAAAACCAAGAAAACGAACAAAACCGAATTGCCAGAGAAATTCACGACGGAATTGGTCAAATGTTAACGGGCTTAAAATTTAGTCTCGAAAGCATTAATTTGGACGACAAAGAGAAGTCGGCACAGAAAATTGAGTACCTTAAAAAATTATCTTTAGACATTATTAAAGGTGTTCGAACAGCTACTTTCAACTTAATGCCGCCCGAATTAAGCGATCATGGAATTGTATCCTCAATTGCCAAACTAACACAAGAACTATCCAAATTGACTGGGAAAAATATTTTGTTTTACAACAAAACTAATTTTGACCAACGACTCGATTCATTAATAGAAATAAATTTATATCGACTAACCCAAGAAGCGATTAACAATGCCATTAAATATGCGGATTCCTCACACATTATAGTGCAACTTTCGCACAGTAGCAACCTACTAAGTATTACCATTGACGACAATGGCAAAGGTTTTGACCTAAGTACGGTAGACCAAAAGAAAACCAGTGAATCTGGTATGGGATTGCTATTTATGAAAGAGCGAATTCAATACATAAACGGTCGTGTGTTTTTTAACTCTATTGTTGGCGAAGGAACTAGAATTACTTTCAATATTCCTATTTAA
- a CDS encoding response regulator transcription factor: protein MSDIIRVVLADDHVFVRDGVKSLLESEENIVVVGEATDGLEALTVVEETKPDLLIIDIRMPNMTGIEAVDKLRKSGNFVKAIVLSMHDSEEYVLKAIQAGADGYLLKGSSKEEFLKALHTVSNGGKYFTGDISSILINQLSNGGAVEQKSPMAEELTITKREKEILKLLLSGKGNKEIAETLEISKRTAEVHRFNLMKKLKVKNLMELSNKATEYSLL from the coding sequence ATGAGTGATATTATTCGAGTAGTTCTAGCAGATGACCATGTTTTTGTACGAGATGGAGTAAAATCCTTGTTAGAATCTGAAGAAAACATAGTCGTTGTTGGCGAAGCAACAGATGGCCTTGAAGCCCTTACAGTTGTTGAAGAAACCAAACCCGACTTACTGATTATCGATATTCGTATGCCAAATATGACTGGTATTGAAGCCGTAGATAAACTACGTAAATCTGGAAATTTCGTCAAAGCAATTGTACTCTCTATGCACGACTCAGAAGAATACGTATTGAAAGCAATCCAAGCTGGTGCAGACGGCTACTTACTAAAAGGATCTAGCAAAGAAGAATTCTTGAAAGCATTGCATACCGTAAGTAATGGCGGTAAGTACTTCACAGGAGATATTTCGTCTATATTAATCAACCAATTGTCAAACGGCGGTGCGGTTGAGCAAAAAAGCCCAATGGCCGAGGAATTGACAATCACCAAAAGAGAAAAAGAAATTTTAAAATTATTGCTTTCTGGTAAAGGAAATAAAGAAATCGCCGAAACACTCGAAATCAGTAAACGAACTGCCGAAGTACACCGTTTCAACCTGATGAAGAAATTAAAAGTCAAAAATTTAATGGAACTTTCGAATAAAGCAACTGAATATTCTTTGTTGTAA
- a CDS encoding MFS transporter: MENTTSLSKSHRMLFLNTLAFTICFACWTLNGVLVTFLVDKGIFNWSVVQVGWLLGIPILTGSIMRLPIGILTDKYGGKYVFATLLLLCSIPLFLLPLADSFFMFAILSFLFGLVGTSFAVGIGYTSIFYPKEWQGRALGIFGMGNAGAAITTFVAPSLLNQFSIADPENGWKMLPIVYGAVLLVIGLIFLFFAENRKLEKSNRTIPQMLTTLKSARVWRFGAYYFLVFGCFVAYSQWLLPNFMNVYSTSLVMGGMFATMFSLPSGVIRAFGGYLSDKFGARKVMYWVLSSSVILSALLMIPKMEITTAGPGVMAGKKGIVTAISPEKVSIGDKEYAIDSKPEATEQGNIFPTKSSWQKVIVEQNQEVNKKELIAKGVTRINFDANMWVFLVLVILIGISWGIGKAAVYKHIPEYFPTEIGVVGGMVGLLGGLGGFFCPIIFSYLLTTTGIWSSSWIFVLLFSAICLIWMHVTITNMMNEKQPGMANQIDRKN, encoded by the coding sequence ATGGAAAATACAACTTCTTTATCAAAATCACACCGCATGTTATTCCTCAACACGCTGGCATTTACAATTTGCTTTGCTTGTTGGACATTAAATGGTGTACTAGTTACCTTCTTAGTAGACAAAGGTATTTTTAACTGGAGCGTTGTACAAGTAGGATGGTTATTGGGAATCCCGATTTTAACCGGTTCTATCATGCGTTTACCAATTGGAATCCTAACAGATAAATATGGCGGAAAATATGTTTTTGCCACCTTACTTCTCTTATGCTCTATTCCGCTTTTCCTTTTACCATTGGCCGATAGCTTTTTCATGTTTGCTATTTTAAGCTTTTTGTTTGGATTGGTAGGAACCAGCTTTGCCGTTGGAATTGGATACACTTCAATATTTTATCCAAAAGAATGGCAAGGTAGAGCATTGGGGATTTTTGGAATGGGTAATGCAGGCGCCGCTATTACAACTTTTGTAGCGCCATCATTACTAAATCAATTCTCTATTGCAGACCCTGAAAACGGATGGAAAATGCTTCCAATAGTTTATGGAGCTGTTTTATTAGTCATTGGATTAATCTTCTTATTTTTTGCAGAAAACAGAAAATTAGAAAAATCAAACCGTACGATTCCGCAAATGCTTACTACCTTAAAAAGTGCTAGAGTTTGGCGTTTTGGAGCGTATTATTTCTTAGTATTTGGATGTTTTGTAGCGTATTCACAATGGTTACTACCCAACTTTATGAATGTTTACTCAACAAGTTTGGTCATGGGTGGAATGTTTGCCACCATGTTTAGCTTACCGTCTGGAGTAATTCGTGCTTTTGGAGGATATTTGTCTGATAAATTTGGAGCTCGTAAAGTAATGTATTGGGTATTGAGTTCTTCAGTTATTTTGAGTGCTTTGTTGATGATTCCAAAAATGGAAATCACCACTGCAGGACCAGGTGTTATGGCTGGTAAAAAAGGAATCGTGACCGCAATCTCACCAGAGAAAGTATCTATTGGAGACAAAGAATATGCCATTGATTCCAAACCAGAAGCCACAGAACAAGGGAATATTTTCCCAACTAAGTCCTCTTGGCAAAAAGTAATTGTGGAGCAAAACCAAGAAGTAAACAAGAAAGAATTAATTGCCAAAGGAGTAACAAGAATCAACTTTGACGCCAATATGTGGGTGTTCTTAGTCTTAGTAATCTTGATTGGTATTTCATGGGGAATTGGTAAAGCAGCGGTGTACAAACACATCCCAGAATATTTCCCTACCGAAATCGGTGTTGTTGGTGGAATGGTAGGATTACTAGGTGGACTAGGTGGCTTCTTTTGTCCAATTATCTTTAGTTACCTATTAACTACAACTGGAATCTGGTCTAGTTCTTGGATTTTTGTATTGCTTTTCTCTGCAATTTGTTTGATCTGGATGCACGTAACCATCACCAACATGATGAACGAAAAACAACCCGGAATGGCAAATCAAATCGATAGAAAAAATTAA
- a CDS encoding T9SS type A sorting domain-containing protein, which produces MKGKLFLSLFLLTICGYSQSYPGPAGQAGSTAIAGTSSVFKAWATGATITRGPQDIKNPTGPVATVGTADSALGAPNGSGVVSLGDGGSAIVTFAKPIMNGDGFDFAVFENGFSDTFLELAFVEVSSDGVHFFRFPSHSETQTTTQIGGFGSVNATYIHNLAGKYKSNYGTPFDLSDLEDNVLLNKDIITHIKIIDVIGTIDPLYASYDSKGNIINELYSTPFASGGFDLDAVGVINQNENLAVSNFNAIASLSVYPNPVSDVLYIETEEEFTVTVYDFTGRLIKNSNSTQGKEMRVSDLVPGNYLVEFVVGKQKTIKKIVVQ; this is translated from the coding sequence ATGAAAGGAAAATTATTTTTAAGTCTATTTTTATTGACTATTTGTGGGTATTCACAATCGTATCCAGGTCCAGCAGGACAGGCAGGTTCGACGGCTATAGCAGGAACAAGTTCTGTTTTTAAAGCTTGGGCAACCGGAGCAACAATTACTCGTGGGCCACAAGATATCAAAAATCCAACAGGACCAGTAGCTACGGTAGGTACAGCAGATAGTGCTCTAGGCGCGCCCAATGGTTCGGGTGTAGTGAGTTTGGGCGATGGTGGTAGTGCCATTGTAACTTTTGCAAAGCCAATTATGAATGGAGATGGTTTTGATTTTGCCGTTTTTGAGAATGGCTTTTCGGATACCTTTTTAGAATTAGCTTTTGTTGAGGTGAGTTCAGATGGAGTGCATTTTTTCAGATTCCCTTCGCACAGCGAAACACAAACTACAACTCAAATTGGTGGTTTTGGTTCTGTAAATGCAACATACATTCATAATCTTGCAGGTAAGTATAAATCCAATTATGGAACGCCATTTGATTTATCAGATCTTGAAGATAATGTTTTATTGAATAAAGATATAATCACTCATATCAAAATAATAGATGTTATTGGTACCATTGATCCTTTGTATGCTTCTTATGATAGCAAAGGAAATATTATAAATGAACTGTATAGCACTCCTTTTGCCTCTGGAGGGTTTGACTTAGACGCAGTGGGTGTTATCAATCAAAACGAAAATTTGGCGGTTAGTAATTTTAACGCTATTGCTTCGCTTTCTGTTTATCCTAATCCTGTTTCAGATGTTTTGTATATTGAAACAGAGGAGGAATTTACGGTAACTGTTTACGATTTTACGGGTCGTTTGATTAAAAATAGTAATAGTACACAGGGAAAAGAAATGCGCGTTTCTGATTTAGTTCCTGGGAATTATTTGGTCGAATTTGTTGTTGGGAAACAAAAAACAATCAAGAAGATTGTCGTGCAGTAA
- a CDS encoding DUF5074 domain-containing protein, producing the protein MKFKKHYVSILAIAFLFASCTKDDVAENDVPLGAYDNGILILNEGNYGTPNASISYISNDFLTFQNNIFLTVNPTKVLGDVAQSMSFDNDKAYIVINNSNKVEVVNRYTFESLGTITENIKNPRFSVVLNGKLYVTNATSKAITIYDATTFSYIASIELNKTAEKIVTANGKLYVMNGAYGYGNQVTVVNPTTKAIVSTITVEEGVNSIEEKNGVVYVLCGNSARSKLFKINSSSDTATSFESTTLTGSLNMDVEGDKIYYTSGAGVYVMNTTATSFSETALISVAYTPYSTFYGFNVIDGNIYTADANGFTADGTVTVYNSTGTVVKTFTVGKGPNSFYSNK; encoded by the coding sequence ATGAAATTTAAAAAACACTATGTAAGCATTCTTGCCATTGCCTTTTTGTTTGCTTCTTGTACAAAGGATGATGTTGCAGAAAATGATGTTCCGTTAGGAGCCTATGATAACGGTATTTTAATTTTGAATGAAGGGAATTATGGTACTCCAAACGCATCAATTTCCTATATTTCAAATGACTTTTTGACATTTCAAAACAATATTTTCTTGACTGTTAATCCAACTAAAGTATTAGGAGATGTAGCACAATCTATGAGTTTTGACAATGACAAGGCCTATATTGTTATAAATAATTCGAACAAAGTCGAAGTAGTAAATCGATATACTTTTGAAAGTTTGGGAACGATAACTGAAAACATAAAAAATCCACGTTTTAGTGTTGTTCTTAACGGGAAATTGTATGTTACAAATGCAACTTCTAAAGCAATTACTATTTATGACGCAACTACATTCAGCTATATTGCTTCAATTGAGTTGAATAAAACAGCCGAAAAAATTGTAACTGCAAACGGAAAGTTATACGTAATGAATGGTGCTTATGGGTACGGAAATCAAGTAACGGTTGTAAACCCAACAACAAAAGCTATTGTATCGACCATTACTGTTGAAGAAGGTGTTAATTCTATCGAAGAAAAAAATGGAGTGGTGTATGTTTTATGCGGAAATTCAGCTAGAAGTAAATTGTTTAAAATTAATTCTTCTTCAGATACGGCAACTTCTTTTGAGTCTACCACATTGACAGGATCGTTGAACATGGATGTTGAAGGAGATAAAATTTATTATACAAGTGGTGCAGGAGTTTATGTGATGAATACTACCGCAACTAGTTTTTCTGAAACAGCTTTAATCTCAGTAGCGTATACTCCTTATTCTACTTTTTATGGATTTAATGTTATAGATGGGAATATCTATACGGCAGATGCCAATGGATTTACAGCCGATGGTACAGTTACGGTGTACAATTCAACAGGGACTGTGGTTAAAACATTTACGGTAGGCAAAGGTCCAAATAGCTTTTACTCAAACAAATAA